The proteins below come from a single Nitrospinota bacterium genomic window:
- a CDS encoding fused response regulator/phosphatase, with protein sequence MPRISTILMVDDSPDNLYLLDLIMQGQNFKTLSASNGIEAVESVKQNKVDLILMDVMMPEMDGFEASRHIRNRQESAHIPIILITAKKREAEDVIRGLGEGAVEYLTKPFDDEELLARVKAMLRIKHLHDDNRELLAQVTAQKEQMKNELKMAEAVQRQFLPSKEFIAQFKECNIEAHYLAATSIGGDIYDFLRYGEKRVAFMLADVTGHGPAAALIMALAKALMNTESADFPSPSELAKRLNAKLLTMIPESHFITLFFGIADFNTRQLTYITAGHPSPYIVSDRLKEPITLKNTGTIIGIFDESEAKFGEDTIPFEKGDKLVFFSDGVFEVRNAAGEMYGLNRLSEYVHSKRAGSAKEISDGIISTVQGFWDGKSDLDDIAVVAIELL encoded by the coding sequence ATGCCTAGAATTTCAACGATACTGATGGTAGACGACAGCCCTGACAACCTCTACCTTCTTGACCTGATAATGCAGGGACAGAATTTCAAAACCCTTTCGGCCTCAAACGGCATTGAGGCTGTCGAATCTGTAAAGCAGAACAAGGTCGACCTTATCCTTATGGACGTCATGATGCCGGAGATGGACGGCTTTGAAGCGAGCAGGCATATCCGCAACAGGCAGGAATCTGCTCATATTCCGATCATTCTCATCACCGCGAAAAAAAGGGAGGCTGAAGACGTAATACGGGGACTGGGCGAAGGTGCAGTCGAATACCTCACAAAACCTTTCGACGACGAGGAACTCCTGGCAAGGGTAAAGGCCATGCTGAGGATCAAGCATCTGCATGACGACAACCGTGAACTGCTCGCGCAGGTCACCGCGCAGAAAGAGCAGATGAAGAACGAACTAAAGATGGCGGAAGCTGTTCAGAGGCAGTTCCTCCCTTCAAAGGAGTTCATTGCCCAGTTCAAGGAGTGCAATATAGAGGCGCACTATCTTGCCGCGACGTCCATCGGCGGGGATATCTATGACTTTCTCCGCTACGGCGAGAAGCGCGTGGCATTCATGCTCGCCGACGTAACCGGGCACGGCCCGGCGGCGGCCCTTATCATGGCGCTGGCAAAGGCGCTGATGAATACCGAAAGCGCTGATTTCCCCTCTCCATCCGAGCTTGCAAAAAGGCTCAACGCCAAACTGCTGACAATGATACCGGAGAGCCATTTCATCACTCTCTTTTTCGGCATCGCCGACTTTAATACAAGACAACTCACATATATCACCGCGGGACACCCCTCTCCCTATATCGTTTCTGATAGGCTGAAGGAACCGATAACGCTGAAAAACACCGGTACGATAATCGGCATTTTCGACGAGTCGGAAGCAAAGTTCGGCGAAGATACGATTCCGTTTGAAAAGGGGGACAAGCTGGTCTTTTTCAGCGACGGCGTCTTTGAAGTTCGAAACGCCGCAGGTGAAATGTATGGCCTTAATAGATTAAGCGAATATGTCCACAGCAAGAGAGCCGGTTCCGCAAAGGAGATATCGGACGGAATCATCTCCACCGTTCAAGGTTTCTGGGACGGAAAGAGCGACCTGGACGACATCGCGGTCGTCGCCATTGAACTCCTCTGA
- a CDS encoding P1 family peptidase: MPRKIPLQKPGMVSFDILGTKIGHQTLKAERTGCTVLIFDKPAVCGVSITGAAPGTRETDSLDPTALVNGVDAILLTGGSAFGLASADGVMRYLHEKGRGFRVRDDNVPIVPGAVIYDRGIGKKSFPSSNDGYRACEGAGYDTPASGQIGGGTGATVGKWSDRHLPSSGGLSAIVRKFGNLNLGIVIVVNSYGNVVDPASGISVSGAKDKSGNIIPFSAKGAAPSPMGNTIIGAIVTDANLTKSEAKRIAMAAHDGIARAVYPSHTMYDGDTLFVASTGRKKRDINLLCGFAADITAEGILKAVAV; this comes from the coding sequence ATGCCGCGGAAAATTCCTTTACAAAAGCCCGGCATGGTCTCCTTTGATATCCTCGGCACCAAGATCGGACATCAAACGCTAAAGGCCGAAAGAACCGGATGTACCGTCCTCATATTCGACAAACCTGCCGTATGCGGGGTATCCATCACAGGGGCCGCCCCCGGCACAAGAGAGACCGATTCGCTGGACCCAACCGCGCTGGTAAACGGCGTGGACGCAATACTCCTTACGGGCGGGAGCGCGTTCGGCCTCGCCTCGGCTGACGGCGTAATGCGCTATCTCCATGAAAAAGGGAGAGGATTCCGTGTGAGGGATGATAACGTGCCGATAGTACCCGGCGCCGTTATCTACGACCGGGGGATCGGGAAAAAATCCTTCCCGTCATCAAATGATGGTTACCGCGCGTGCGAAGGAGCCGGTTACGACACCCCCGCCTCCGGACAGATAGGTGGAGGCACAGGGGCGACCGTTGGAAAATGGTCAGACAGACATCTCCCCTCCTCCGGCGGGCTCTCGGCTATCGTCCGAAAATTCGGAAATCTAAATCTCGGTATCGTTATAGTGGTCAACTCCTACGGAAATGTGGTCGACCCTGCGAGCGGCATCTCCGTATCGGGGGCAAAGGATAAGAGCGGAAACATAATCCCTTTCTCTGCCAAAGGGGCGGCCCCCTCCCCGATGGGGAACACGATCATAGGGGCGATTGTCACCGACGCAAATCTGACAAAGAGCGAGGCGAAAAGGATCGCCATGGCGGCGCACGACGGAATTGCGCGCGCCGTATACCCTTCCCATACGATGTACGACGGCGACACCCTTTTTGTGGCAAGTACCGGGAGGAAAAAGAGGGATATCAATCTGCTCTGCGGTTTCGCGGCCGATATTACCGCTGAAGGGATTTTAAAAGCCGTAGCTGTTTAG
- the ilvB gene encoding biosynthetic-type acetolactate synthase large subunit, translated as MKQGKLTGAQIFVESLLAEGVEMIFGYPGGAVLPLYDVLYDSKLRHYRVRHEQGAVHMADGYSRATGKCGVCLVTSGPGATNTVTGIANAYMDSIPIIVFTGQVNVSLIGNDAFQEADIIGITRPCTKHSFLVRDTNDLAMTIKKAFYIATTGKPGPVVIDLPKDILGEAVPFEYPKSVSIRSYNPNVEGHPAQVKKAFTAMREAKKPVFYIGGGLISANGSKELFSIATATHIPVTTTLMAMGAFPSDNSLSLGMLGMHGTYTANMVMHQSDLIISLGSRFDDRVTGKLDEFAPNAKIIHVDIDPGSIGKNVAVDIPVVGDLGDVLKKLNAHVKKEKTDWIGKHAEWLKAIEGWKNAHPLKYEKSDTKIKPQYVIERIDELTRKQDPIYTTEVGQSQMWAAQFINFQNPRTFITSGGLGTMGFGFPAALGAQAAFPDRLVIDIAGDGSIQMNIQELGTAIENGLNTKVAILNNNSLGMVRQWQKFFFNERYSSSIMPSYPDFVKLAESYGAVGLRAEKPSDVDPVIKEALAVKKPVLMDFIVDPEENVFPMVPAGKTIKDIMLA; from the coding sequence GTGAAACAAGGCAAATTGACCGGCGCTCAGATATTTGTGGAAAGCCTCCTCGCGGAAGGTGTCGAAATGATTTTCGGCTATCCTGGCGGCGCCGTTCTCCCATTGTACGACGTACTATACGATTCCAAACTGCGCCATTACCGCGTCCGCCATGAGCAGGGTGCCGTACATATGGCCGACGGATACTCCCGCGCGACGGGAAAGTGCGGGGTTTGCCTCGTCACCAGCGGCCCGGGCGCCACGAATACCGTAACAGGTATCGCAAACGCCTACATGGATTCCATCCCGATAATTGTTTTCACGGGACAGGTAAACGTATCCCTCATAGGGAACGACGCCTTCCAGGAAGCCGACATAATAGGTATTACAAGGCCGTGCACAAAGCACTCCTTCCTCGTGAGGGATACGAACGACCTTGCAATGACCATCAAAAAGGCGTTCTATATCGCAACCACTGGCAAGCCGGGACCGGTTGTTATCGACCTCCCGAAAGATATCCTTGGCGAAGCCGTGCCGTTTGAATACCCGAAAAGCGTCTCCATAAGGAGCTACAACCCGAACGTAGAGGGGCACCCGGCGCAGGTAAAAAAAGCGTTCACCGCCATGCGGGAAGCCAAAAAGCCGGTCTTTTACATCGGCGGAGGCCTTATCAGCGCGAACGGAAGCAAGGAGCTTTTCTCGATAGCCACCGCTACGCATATTCCGGTAACCACCACTCTGATGGCGATGGGCGCCTTTCCAAGCGACAACTCCCTTTCGCTCGGCATGCTTGGAATGCACGGCACGTATACCGCGAACATGGTTATGCACCAGTCGGATCTTATCATCTCCCTTGGCTCCCGTTTCGACGACAGGGTTACGGGGAAACTGGATGAGTTCGCGCCAAACGCGAAGATAATCCATGTTGATATAGACCCCGGCTCGATAGGTAAAAACGTCGCCGTAGACATACCTGTCGTTGGCGACCTTGGCGACGTTCTTAAAAAACTGAACGCCCACGTCAAGAAGGAGAAGACCGATTGGATCGGCAAACATGCCGAGTGGCTGAAGGCAATTGAAGGGTGGAAAAACGCGCATCCGCTCAAATATGAAAAATCGGATACGAAGATCAAGCCGCAGTACGTCATTGAGCGGATCGACGAGCTGACAAGGAAGCAGGACCCGATCTACACAACCGAGGTCGGACAATCACAGATGTGGGCGGCCCAGTTCATCAACTTCCAGAATCCCCGCACCTTCATTACTTCCGGCGGGCTTGGGACGATGGGCTTCGGATTTCCGGCGGCGCTCGGCGCGCAGGCGGCATTCCCGGACAGGCTCGTAATAGACATCGCGGGGGACGGAAGCATCCAGATGAACATTCAGGAGCTCGGCACCGCTATCGAGAACGGACTTAATACGAAAGTCGCAATACTTAACAACAATTCGCTCGGCATGGTTCGCCAGTGGCAGAAGTTTTTCTTCAACGAGCGATATTCGTCCTCGATAATGCCGAGCTATCCCGACTTCGTTAAGCTGGCGGAGAGCTACGGCGCGGTCGGCCTCAGGGCGGAAAAACCGTCCGACGTCGACCCGGTCATAAAAGAGGCGCTTGCGGTAAAGAAACCGGTATTGATGGATTTCATTGTAGATCCGGAGGAAAACGTTTTCCCGATGGTACCGGCAGGAAAAACAATCAAAGATATCATGTTGGCCTGA
- the ilvN gene encoding acetolactate synthase small subunit — MRHTISVLVENTSGVLARIAGLFSGRGFNIESLTVGETEDSGVSRMTIVTRGDEKIIEQINKQLNKLIDVIKVRDVTAEDYVDRELMLVKVNAEEKNRAEILRMTDIFRGRIVDVSPKTYTLEVTGSESKIEAFLEMIKPLGLVEVARTGKIALSRGGKIMSTKVSAKAEKNKETGKGKGPGGV; from the coding sequence ATGAGACATACGATTTCAGTTCTGGTTGAGAATACATCCGGCGTCCTCGCGCGCATAGCGGGCCTTTTCTCCGGCAGGGGTTTCAACATCGAATCCCTCACTGTCGGCGAGACAGAGGATAGCGGCGTCTCCAGGATGACCATCGTCACCCGTGGCGACGAAAAGATAATCGAGCAGATAAACAAACAGCTCAACAAGCTGATCGACGTTATCAAGGTGCGCGACGTGACCGCCGAGGACTACGTAGACAGGGAGCTTATGCTCGTGAAGGTCAACGCCGAGGAGAAAAACCGCGCGGAGATACTCCGGATGACCGATATATTCCGGGGACGCATTGTTGACGTTTCGCCGAAAACATACACGCTGGAAGTCACCGGCTCTGAAAGCAAGATAGAGGCGTTTCTGGAAATGATAAAGCCGCTCGGTCTCGTAGAAGTGGCGAGGACCGGAAAGATCGCGCTCTCGAGAGGCGGAAAAATAATGAGCACTAAAGTTTCAGCAAAGGCTGAGAAAAACAAGGAAACTGGAAAAGGGAAAGGCCCGGGAGGAGTATAA
- the ilvC gene encoding ketol-acid reductoisomerase, with translation MSEDSKAVIYYEKDANLKHLKGKTVAIIGFGSQGHAHAMNLKDSGIDVVVGLRPESKFNEAAKKAGLKSMPVSEAAKAAQVIMILVPDQTQAKVYREEIAPNLKKGDSLAFAHGFNIHFGQIIAPENTNVFMIAPKGPGHLVRRQYTEGGGVPCLIAVHQDASGDTKDIALAYALGIGGARAGVLETTFKEETETDLFGEQAVLCGGVSELIRAGFDTLTEAGYQPEVAYFECLHEMKLIVDLIFEGGIANMRYSISDTAKYGDVTRGPRVITDETRKEMKKILGEIQKGEFAREFILENQANKPVFNALLKKDANHKIEIVGEKLRGMMPWIGKKIQD, from the coding sequence ATGAGTGAAGATAGTAAAGCGGTGATCTATTACGAGAAGGACGCAAACCTGAAACACCTAAAGGGCAAAACTGTCGCGATAATCGGTTTTGGCTCACAGGGACACGCCCACGCGATGAACCTAAAGGATAGCGGCATTGATGTAGTTGTAGGTCTTAGACCTGAAAGCAAGTTCAACGAGGCGGCTAAAAAGGCCGGCCTGAAATCAATGCCTGTATCGGAGGCGGCCAAGGCGGCCCAGGTCATCATGATTCTCGTACCGGATCAGACGCAGGCAAAAGTCTATAGGGAGGAGATTGCTCCCAACCTGAAAAAGGGTGATTCGCTCGCTTTTGCCCACGGGTTCAACATCCACTTCGGGCAGATAATCGCCCCTGAAAACACAAACGTATTCATGATCGCCCCCAAAGGGCCAGGCCACCTTGTGCGGAGGCAATATACTGAAGGTGGGGGTGTCCCATGCCTCATCGCGGTTCACCAGGACGCGTCCGGCGACACGAAGGATATCGCGCTCGCGTATGCCCTCGGTATCGGTGGTGCGCGCGCCGGCGTGCTCGAAACAACCTTCAAGGAAGAGACTGAAACCGACCTCTTCGGAGAACAGGCCGTTCTTTGCGGCGGTGTTTCCGAGCTTATCAGAGCGGGATTCGACACACTTACAGAAGCCGGATACCAGCCTGAAGTAGCCTACTTCGAGTGCCTTCATGAAATGAAGCTTATCGTCGACCTTATCTTCGAGGGGGGAATAGCCAACATGCGTTACTCCATCTCCGATACCGCGAAATACGGCGACGTTACCCGCGGACCGAGGGTAATTACCGACGAAACCAGAAAAGAGATGAAGAAGATCCTCGGCGAAATCCAAAAAGGGGAGTTCGCAAGGGAGTTCATCCTCGAAAATCAGGCGAACAAGCCGGTATTCAACGCACTCCTCAAAAAGGACGCCAACCA